Genomic DNA from Dysidea avara chromosome 10, odDysAvar1.4, whole genome shotgun sequence:
aaatgaaatttctagttgaaatctgcttatagtcaaacgtttgtaatttcatagatctaccaatagaagttctagactgttctagaacattctatgtatgttttattagaagtcctcaaaaaaaatgtgcactctattagagtattacaataatattatcaaatattgaattaaatcatgcaatgaaatacatttataagtctgtcttcaataatcatcattgtatctacatagaaaagaagaaatgtgagtaaagacaaacctcaaagtcagccataggctggttttggggccttgtaaagtacaaaaaggagtgaaatccacacaaaaacagccaagctgtgaaaaaatggtgcggccttaaaaagcctgggtgaaaaaagttgtgaaatcaaaggtggcggccaagaaatggctgcaatgatgttaatgctaataaattttaacaatgcacacagccattattaaaatttttagcattaacatcattgcagccatttcttggctgccacctttgatttcacaacttttttcacccaggctttttaaggccgcaccattttttcacagcttggctgtttttgtgtggattaacTATACTGtctatacactctttattctctttgacaagccactattatacattttcctaaaatccaataacaagaaacagtgtacagttctgttttttaattaaaattacttccaactgaactcattcaaattaaaattacttccacctgaactcatttatcttgtacccacatttggttaaaaatagcttctagattcggcttgtgatagccattttccaaaattttccaGGGGGCCCGGGAGTATAATATGCCACCAGATCTAGAGCCTCTCTAGCTGGAGAATTATATACAGCTGAGTGCATATGTATTCCACATGcacactggtgagtcagtctacttgccctctccactcccacttaccctctctactgtttggacagctagtgtagtttgagccatgagactaaATTATactatacttcaaaacactaaatttgatcatgtgcagctgatacccatatgtttccactactagttctttaagatgttagtctaagattgaattttagctacatggctgcgccttttagttatattgacaagctgtagtggaataatggtatcacataaagAAAGTGACATCATTCttcactcaaaattactaccaaattcaatctcaataggccaaatttgcaaaattttcctgtgggggcatgcccccagaccccctagatagagcatgctccacatgctgagtgtgcttctcacactaaTTGTATCAACTATcttgctacatagctatataaatgtccatgttagcacgccccccttctgaaatttaaaaaaaaaaatttatttattaaggctttacagcacaagtgctgaaggtctgtaggacacctggtcctacagcctgtttaaagttgttacagaaagtatgtttgaaaaggtggatattataaaataatggcataatggtaataccctcccgcccgcatcataataattagaaaggctgaatgagaaactaataatcaccgaataggggccttatcaCTAGAAAATAAATCAATAAATATAACTGATATGTTACTATAAATGATGATTTTTATATAATTCGGCCAAGGCTCTGTTTTTCCATTTTAGAGTATACACGCAATATAATACATACTGAGACATTTATACCAGTACAATTGCATGTAAATTATTGTAATACAATGTTTTAGGGTTTTAATCCATATTTGTAATttaggtagctactgtactatGCACATGTATGTGATCATTGTTTTGTCCATAAATATGCAATTTCAAATGATTTGAGCCATACAATTTTGAAAATGTCGTCAGCATACAGCCCCCCAGCAGGTGAGTCCGCCATCCACCTCAGCACCCCTGCCTgaaatatcttcctacgccTCTGCTTTTATTATTGAAATTGTTAGTATAATCAGAATTAAAAGTAGGTCATCACTTGTGTAATATTGTCTACTAATTGAAACACAACACGGGCATGCTataaaattatacatgtaatatgGCAACCATTCCATTGGCAAAATTTGTTTTGTTACACACAGAATGGTAGAAATTtcagaattttttttgtttttgaaaTGTGTCCAGTCTGCTACATGTCAGAACAGGTAAAGTCTCAAAGGAAGGGTAAACCCTGCATGCCaccaaggaatcaatgacatgcCATCCAGCCTCTTTCCAACATCACTAGCATATTCTAAATATACACTGAAAGTAAACATTAATTGATTTTGCATACTGTGTACACAATTAAattaaagttttatgcttttaGTTGCattttatattttaatatttttgttttgtttttgttcttTTATGCTGTTTACTTTCAATGGTTCTCTTTTCTACTGGTCATCAGGAGATGCCACTTCACCATTGCATTTCTTTCTCCAATCTTTCACTAGTTTACGCAACTTCTTGTTAAACCGTCTCCTAATCTTGTTAAATTTCCATTCTTTATCCTCAATCAAGTATTGAGAATGCAACTTCAAGTCAGCCCTTTTCTTTTCCTTCAACACCTCAAATTTCTTCATGTAGGTCTCTTCTGCCTCCATTATCTTCTCATTCAACTTCTTGTTTAACTCATCAACTTGAATTTGTTGTGCTTCTGTCAGAGTGAATGTAAAGTGCTTACTCAATCCCTGTATTTCTCGTTTTTCTTTCTTTGCCACCACCTTTAAGCTTCTTCTCAGATCTGCAAGTTTTACATGCAACTCTTCTTCAAACTTTTTTCTTTCCTCTTCTGACTTGATTTGCTGTTGTATTTTCATTATGTTCTCCTGTTCTACTAATTTTCTTCTCAGTTCTTCCTTAAACATTTTCCTTTCTTCCATCATGTTAACTTGGTGATCTTCTTCTAAACTATCCACCATCTGCCAGATTATCTTACAACCCTCATCTAGCTTCACCAGGTGTTTAATAACAGTTTCTTtgaattctgtaaagaactAAGATCATGTATTAAAATTTTATACTGTTTCTTACCTTCTTTAAAGACCTGCATCTTCTGTTCTGATGCCTTTGCTTGATCTTCTAGTTTTACTTTCAGTTCTTGTTCAAATTTTTTCTGTTGTTCCATCATTTTAGCTTGATGTTCTTCCTCTAATGCATCAACTATCTTTTCAATTGTCTTAAACCTCTCATCTAATTCTATCACATGTTTGGTGACAGTTTCTTTGAAGTCTACATGTTATTAGCAATATGCACAACATACAATATCATTAAAGTTTCTCACCTTCATTAATAGGCTGCATCTGTCCCTCTGATTCATTGACTTGGTCTTCCTTCACAAAATCGATCATTGAATTGTACCCATCATCTCTTGGGCCAAATGATTGACCGACACATGTTTCTGATTCAACAATATCAGTAGTAGCAGTAACATCAACCTGTGTGTATGATTTGAAAATCAATGCCATATATGGAATGTAATTTCAACAGCATTATGTATGGGTGAAGAAACACAAGTGGAACTAGAGGTGCACTGATATGGAAATTTTCCAATATACCGATAACCAATATATTGGCTACAAAAATGACTGGT
This window encodes:
- the LOC136236979 gene encoding uncharacterized protein, with the protein product MEGGQQLLDYYCLLTVVFWLAISILIWGIIIILHKVHVTSCTDHEDTSVVNKVVSDDIIDDDTITGTSDKDEQELRFWYLAITATKPLTNPFPKTEYRLNLKNVSRLPTIIEIPVTEKLEEVGIDEYCSEVCTANNHVINSTTNDGGDDDDDNRNDEEELHSWHSAIAATNPNPCPKTDYRMNLRDVCRLPAIIELPISEKLEEVGIEEYYYSEMCTANNHGNDGMNSTTDDGGDDDMYNAGGVINEDYGNDDNKWITDELEGHSSDYKDSNVDSINEVDVTATTDIVESETCVGQSFGPRDDGYNSMIDFVKEDQVNESEGQMQPINEDFKETVTKHVIELDERFKTIEKIVDALEEEHQAKMMEQQKKFEQELKVKLEDQAKASEQKMQVFKEEFKETVIKHLVKLDEGCKIIWQMVDSLEEDHQVNMMEERKMFKEELRRKLVEQENIMKIQQQIKSEEERKKFEEELHVKLADLRRSLKVVAKKEKREIQGLSKHFTFTLTEAQQIQVDELNKKLNEKIMEAEETYMKKFEVLKEKKRADLKLHSQYLIEDKEWKFNKIRRRFNKKLRKLVKDWRKKCNGEVASPDDQ